The Echinicola jeungdonensis genomic sequence GTATGCAAGCAAACAGGCAATGCAGATGTCGAAAGATAATATTGTCACCTACCTGTTTTCATTCAACTCTGCAGGCTTCAATTTCGATTTTGAATTTCAGAAACTGTACACACTGGCAGTTTTAGCTATGATTCCGACAACCCGGTAAACTTCAACAATGGTCTGGGGTTCTATGTTTTCGATTTCGAATTCGTGCCCACCTTAAGTTTTGATCCCCAGAGGGATATAGGCTGGGTTCTGCAACCGATTTTCGACAATACCACAGTAGAGGTCCCGCATGGTCAGCTAAAAATCTCCAATGATCAATGGGAGCTTTTTGACTCCGAAGGAAACTTAGTTTTTCAGATATTTGCTAATCCTGATGACGATGGCGGATTTACAGGCCACATTTCAGAGATCGCCCTCGGGGGAGGCTTCGCGATTTTAACCTACACCCAGGTGAATGACGGTAAGGTGACGATTTGCCATAGGCCTGGAATGCAAGGGCAAAAGACCATGAAAATTCCGATTGGTGCTTTGGATGCCCACTTGCGTCACGGTGATTCGCTAGGTCAATGTCAATAAAAGTGCCTTTGAGCTACCGAATGTTGTCCCTTAACCTTAGGGGCTAACTTCTGTGGTAGTGGACAAGAAGGCTTTGTGGTAAATTCTTGGGGGTGAAGTGTTGATATGTGGTAGTTTTGATATGGACTTTTTTGAAACCCTCAAGCCATGATAAGGCTTTGGGTAACTTCATTCTTAGCAAGACCTAGCCCCGCAAAATATCCAGGCCAGGGGTGATTATCCCCTAGCTTAAAAATTCAACCCTACCTCCTGGCTTTACCAGCAAAAAGTCACTACTGCCCACCCTTTTTCGCTAAAGGCTCATCCTATCAATATTTGCACAATGAGCCATTTAAGGGGAACTTGCTCTCCCTCTCCGGGATTTCAGATTTTGCTTATTAAGGATTTTACATTACAAATGTCGAATGGCGGAGGGTATAGAGCCCATAGCTTTGACAAAGGTTAGCTTTATAGAATCTAGTTCAAAAGCCCTGATAGGGGCGATTACTATCATAACCCGGGGTTTAAATCCTGGTAATAAAGCTCCGCCACCTTTTGGCTTTAGCCGCATAATTCTTACTACTGCCCACTTCTTTCCGCTAAAGCCGCTTTCTGTCAATATTTGCATAATGAGCCATTTTAGGCAAACCTGCTCTCCATGATTTCAAATCCTTGTTTAAATAGCGCATTAGACTCAATTTTTATGGTCTCTTGTCGGAGACAGCGGGACAACGGTTGAAAATCTCTTTATAAAATGTTAATTTATTGCTTGATATATCCGGAAGGAAAACACCTTCCGGTTCCTGCCTATTATCGTTCCTGACCTTTGTGTTAGGTTAATGTGATATCCTGTTTTAAACCCCCAAAATAACCCTGCCTTCCATGAAACCATCCTTTCTGAACTTCAAAATACTGCTTTTTATCCTAATAATGGCTGCTTTTTCGGCCTTCAATCCGTCGAAATCTCAGGAAAAAAAGGATTATGGTGAAGCCACTAAGGCTTTGATAGAGATTGTGGAAAATAATCCAGAGGTAAAATCCATGCTGGTTTCCTCCCTGGAAATTGCCCAACAGATCAACCCCGATAAAAAGACCAACCCTGCCCAAAGCCTGGAGGAATACTTTAAGTTTGTTTCGCATTGTGAAAGGAGTATGCCCTGGGATTTATTGCAGGAAACCAATTACAACGGGCTTTTGAGTCAGACCAGCCAAAGCCTGATTTATTTTTACTTTTTGCTGGATCAGCCCTTGCCCGAACTGGAAGGGAAAGGAAATTACAAAAACACCTTACAGTATGCCGAACCCATTGCCTCCTGGCTTATCACTTTTGACCAATCCTGGGCCCGGTTTTTAGAAACGGAGGCCTCCTGGAATGAGGAATACTATCAAATGGCCCTGGAGGATCCTGCTTTTGGGTTGCATAAAGGTTGGTATGAAGATCCCTCCAACTGGAAAACCTTTAATCAGTTTTTTGCCCGCCATCTTAAGTCCCCGGACCAAAGGCCCATTGCCTCTCCTGATGATCCTTCAGTGGTGGCTGCTTTTGCGGATTCCCGCCCACAGGGAGTATGGGACATTGATGGAAATTCAGAAATTATTTCAAAAGAGGGCGTTCCGGTAAAATCAGCAAGGGTCCAATCCATCCCGAGCTTTAGGAAAAGAAAGTGCCTATAAAAATGCCTTTGCTAAGGGGACCTTTACCCATTCTTTTTTGGGAATCAGTGATTATCACCGCTTTCACTTTCCCATGAGTGGAACTATTAAAGAAATCCGGGTGATCCCTGGGGTGAATCCTTCGGGGGGTGAAATTTGGTGGGATGCCCAAAATAAGCGATATGGTTTTGATCCCTCCTCCATCGGCTGCAGGTGGTGGAAACCAGGGGCTGTGTAATATTGGATACCAGTAAATATGGCCTGGTGGCCTTGCTGCCCATAGGCATGGCCGTAGTCAATTCGGTTAACCTTGAAAAGCAGCTAAAGCCCGGGGATAAGGTGAAAAAAGGAGATATGCTGGGCCATTTTGCCTTTGGCGGCTCCGACTTTATTATGTTTTTCAGGATAAGGTAAATTTCACC encodes the following:
- a CDS encoding phosphatidylserine decarboxylase, yielding MKPSFLNFKILLFILIMAAFSAFNPSKSQEKKDYGEATKALIEIVENNPEVKSMLVSSLEIAQQINPDKKTNPAQSLEEYFKFVSHCERSMPWDLLQETNYNGLLSQTSQSLIYFYFLLDQPLPELEGKGNYKNTLQYAEPIASWLITFDQSWARFLETEASWNEEYYQMALEDPAFGLHKGWYEDPSNWKTFNQFFARHLKSPDQRPIASPDDPSVVAAFADSRPQGVWDIDGNSEIISKEGVPVKSARVQSIPSFRKRKCL
- a CDS encoding phosphatidylserine decarboxylase yields the protein MDTSKYGLVALLPIGMAVVNSVNLEKQLKPGDKVKKGDMLGHFAFGGSDFIMFFRIR